GCGTAGGCACGGACCTCGGCCTCGGGGACCGCCCGCTCGCCGGCAATCGTCCCGGCGATCCGGTAGGCGTCGGTGAAGGCGATGGCCGCCTGCTGCGTCTCGGGGGCCTTGATGAGGCCGCTGACGGTGGTGCCGCCCCCCAGCTCGCCGAGCAAGCCGGTGCAGCCGCTGAGCGCGAGGGGCAAAACGAGGGCGATCGTACGGCGGATCATGAAACCTCCTCGGGGGACGCGGGCGAGGCGAGCGCACTGGCATGACACCACGCCGACAGGGCCCTTTGATCATAGCGGGCACTCAGCGCTTTGAAAAGCGCAGCGGCGGCTTCAGCCTGCTCGGCCGCTTCTTGGGCGCAACCGGCCGCTTGGTGGGCACGCGCGAGACGGAAGCGGGCACGGCCGAGCTCCAGCCGATTGCCGAGCATCGAGAGGCGGTGGATGGCCCGCTGAAGATGCCTGTTCGCCTGCGCATGACGCCCCGCTCGCAAGAAGGCCTCCCCGGCGAGCGCCCAGAAGACGGCCCGCTGCGCCTCGCTCTTGCCGCGCCCCACCAGCCGGATGCCGCGCACGATGGCCTCCCAGGCGGCCTGGGGCTGCGCGTCGGCGAGGCAAGCCTCTGCGAGCAAGCGGTAGCCCTCACCCAGGATCTCGGCGTTGCGCAGGGCTTCGAGGGCACGCAGGCCGTCCGCGATGAGGGCGATCGCCTCGGCGTGGCGCCCCTGCTTGGAGCAGGCCTCGCCCAGGTTGCAGAGGATCCCGCCCTCGCGCGAGGCGAAGCCGATGCGGCGGCAGATGGCCAGGGCCTCGCGGAAGTGCGCCTCGGCGGCCGCCAGCTCGTCCTGCTCCAGGAGCAGGGCGCCCAGGTTGCTGTGGCCCATGGCGATGCGGCTCTGGTCGCCCACCCGGGTGAAGGCCGCGATGGCTCGCTCGATGAAGCGACGGGCCTCCTCGAACTCGCCGAGCTCGTAGTGGAGCTGGAAGAGGTTGTTGCAGGACGAGCCGACCCCGAGGGTGTCCTCGCAGGCCTCGCGCAGCACAAGCGCCCGCCGGTGGGCGCCGAGGGCCTCCGGGTAGCGCCCCAGCTTGCCCAGGGCGATGCCCGTCACCGAGTGGCAGAAGGCCAGATCCTTGCGCGCCTCCTCGGCGCCCAGGCCCTCGGCCGCCGTCTGACAGCGTGCGATCGCCGCCTCGAAGCGACCGAGACCGACCTCGGCGTAGGCGATCGCCCCCAGGAGGGCGGCACGCTCGGGCGCCTCGCCTGCCGCCAAGTCGGCAAGCCCCGCCTGGTAGCAGGCGATGGCCTCCTCGTAACGGCCGAGCCGCTCGTGGATCCCGCCTTCGGCGCGCCGAATGCCCGAGCGCTCGGTGCCCGAGGCGGCTCCGTCGAGGGCCCGCGCCAGGTGGTCCAGCGCGACGGGGTAGGAGCCAAGCGTGCTCTCGGCGGCCGCCAGGGCCGCGTGGATCTCGCTGGCGCTCGGCGTCGGGGCATCCTCGTACGAGAGGCGCTCGCGCAGGGTCAGGGCCTCTTCGAGGTGCGCGCGGCTGCCGGGCGCATCGAAGCGGCGCTGGGCGAACAGGCCCGCCGCCAGCTGGTAGCGCAGCGCCTGAGGCCACGCCTCGGCCCGCAGGAAGTGCAGCGCCAGGAGCGCCGCCTTCTCGCCCGGCTGCCCCTGGATTTCGGCCTCCAGGCGATGGCCCACCCGCCCATGCAACAGGCGTCGCTCCTTGAGCAGGATGCCCTCGTAGGCCACCTCTTGGATGAGCGCCTGGTTGAAGGCGTAGAGGTCGGTCTGCCTGGCACGCGGATGGATCAGGTCAGCCCGCGTCAGCTCGCCGAGGGCGGCCTCGGGCGCAGGCAAGCCGGCCACCGCGCAGAGCAGGGAAGACGAGAACTCCCGCCCCATCACCGCTCCCACCTGGAGCGCCCGGCGCGCGGTGACCGAGAGGCGATCCACGCGCGCGGCGACGACCCCCTGGATGGTGGTCGGCAAAGCCCCCGGTCGACGCTCCGGATCCAGGCGCCAACCATTTGCCTGCCGCACCAGCGCCCCCGCCTCGACCAGCGATCGCAAGAGCTCGCACAGATAGAGCGGGTTGCCCTCGGCACGCGCGGCCACCTCGGCGAGGACCTCCTCGCAGCCGGCCGCCTCGTCCTCGGTGCCGAGGCCCAAGAACTCCCGGATGAGCGCGTCGCTCTCGGCGCGCGCGAGCGACGCGAGGAGCAGCGACGTCGCGTCGAGGCCCGTCGCCTCGAAGGCGGCCAGATCGCTCGGCAAGCGGCTCTGCCCCAGGACCAAGAGTCTGAGCGGGCGCTCGGCGCGAGCCAGGCGGCGCACGAAAGCGACGAGCCAATCGCGCGACGCCTCGTCGGCCCACTGCAAATCCGACAGGGAGAGGACCAAGGGCCCCTCGAGCGATAACAAGCGCTGGTCGAGGGTCTGGAGGGCGAGGCCGCGCAGGGCCTGGGCGGAGAGCTGGCGCAGCTCGGCGCTCTGGATCTCGCGCCCCAAGAAGTACCCGAGCAATTCCGCCTCGCGCGCGGCGTCGGCGGCTCCCTGCGTCCGGCACCAGCCCTCGAGACCCGCAAGCCCCTCTTCGCCGAGCCAGTCTTCGAGCAAGGCAGCGATGAGGCCGTCGCTCGTTGCCCGGCGGTAGGAGAGGCAGCGCGCGCGCAGAATCCGGACTCCTTCGAAGCGCGCGAGGGCCTCGCGCACCAGGCGGCTCTTGCCGACGCCTGCCTCGCCGCTCACCCAGACCGCCTGGGGCGTCCCGGCCATCATCTTCTCGCAGGCCGCATGCAGGAGGGAAAGCTCGGACCCGCGCCCCACGAAGGCAACCCGTTCGCGCCGCGCCCCGGCGTCACGAGCCTGGGGGCCCAGGGGTTCGAAGGCGCGAACGGCGGCCGTGCGGCCCGGGATCGAAACGGCGTCGCGTTCCGCGTAGTGCCAGGCCTGCCGCGTCAGACGGTAGGTTGCCTCGCTGACGAGGATCGCTCCCGGCGTGGCGTGGGCCTCCATCCGGGAGGCGAGGCTGACCGTCTCCCCCTGGACCGTGTAGTCACGCTTTTGCTCGCCACCGACCTCGCCGGCAATGACCAGGCCGGTGTGCAGCCCTACCCGGACCCGCAAGCGGATGCCGGTATCGGCTTCGAGCCTGTCGGCAAAGATACGTGCCGCCTGCTGCATCTCCCAGGCGGCGGCCAGCGCTCGCTCCGGGTCATCCTCGTGGGCGATGGGGGCCCCGAAGAGGGCCATGATCGCATCGCCGATGTACTTGTCGACCACCCCACCGAAGCGGTAGATGGGCTCGGTGAGCACCTCGAAGAAACGGTTGACGATGGCTGTGACGGCTTCGGGGTCGAGCTTCTCGCTCATGGCGGTGAAGCCCGACACGTCGGTGAAGAGCACCGTCACCACCCGGCGATCGCCGGCGCTGGCGCTGACGTCGACGAGGCGTACACCGCACTGGGCGCAAAAACGGGCATGGGGGACGCTGGGCGCCTGGCAATGAGGACAGGTCACGCGGTTCTCACAAGGCTCTCACGAGGGAAACGGGCTCGTCGATTATAGCTTATGCCTACTCGCTTTCGTCGGGTCGATCCGGCTCGGCAAATGCTTGACCGTTAAGTTATTTTAAGCTTATCATTTGGAAACAAATCTCTAAAATTTCGCTCTCTTCTCTCTCTTCTTTCCGTGCCCTCACTCAGAAAGGAAGCTTGACTTGATGCATCGCGCCACCCGCATGATCCCGCTCGCCCTCGCGCTCGTCGTCGGCGTCGCTCCCGCCGCATTCGCCAAGAACCACCTCGCCCAGGCCGCTGGTACCCAGCAGCAACAGCGCCAGAACCAGAAGATGACCGGCATGCAGCAGATGCTGCCCGGCGGCCTCTCGGTCAAAGGCCAGCTCGATCACGCCTACTCCGAGGCCCTCAACGTCCAATCCGCCCTGGCGATGGACATGGAGGACATGGCCAAGAACCACCTCGCCAACGTCAAGCTCATCATCGCCCACCTCGAGCAGTCGGGCGCGAAGCTCGACAAGCCCATGACGGACCGGCTCAGCGCCATCCGCAGCGAAGCCGACAAGCTCGACAGCATGATGGGCGATCGCAACGCGGCCCTCAAGGGCAGCGCCATCCTGGTCTCGCGCTTCGTCACCTTCTACGACCAGATGGCGAGTGCGATGCCCATGGGCGGCGGCGGGGCCATGGCCCGCCCGATGAAGTCCGCGACCGAGCTGCTCGCCAGCGCCGGTGACTCCGCGGCCATGACCCAGTCGGCGCTCGCTGGCCGCGACTTCGCGACCGCCGTCAACCACGCCCGGGACGTGGACCAGCACCTCAAGATGGCCGGGCTGGCCCTGGTCGCCCAGGGCATGACGGCCCAGAGCAACGAGGTCAAGCACGTCAAGGCGCTCCAGCAGGACAGCCGCAAGCTGGTCGGGGCGATCGAGAGCCGCTCGGCCAGCGCCACCAAGCAGGCCGGCCAGATGGTCGATCGAATCGGGACCGAGCTGATGCTCGTCGCCAACGCCACAATGGGCGGCGGCGGCGGGATGAGCCACCCCGAGCACCGCTAAGAGGACCTGTGAAGCGGGGGCGCCTATGGCGCCCCCGCTTCCTTTACGGGGTACGCCCGCACGCTCTAAACTGGAGGGAGGATCCCCCAGCCTTGCGGATGGAGCCCCCATGGACAAGAAGACCGTCGCCCACACCCTCGAAGCGATCGCCACCCTCATGGAGCTGAAGGGCGAGAACCCCTTCAAGGTCCGCGCCTTCTCCGGCGGCGCTCGCCTGCTCGAAACCACCGACCTGGACCTCTCGGGCCTCGTCGCCGAGGGCAAGCTGACCTCCGTCAAGGGGATCGGCGCGGGGCTCGCCGAGGTGATCGGCGAGATGGTCAAGACCGGCGCCTCCTCGGTCCATGCCGAGCTGATGGCTTCGACCCCCGCGGGGCTCGTCGAGATGCTCGGCATCCCCAACCTCGGCCCCAAGAAGATCAAGGCCATCCACGAAGGCCTGGGCGTCGCCTCGGTCGGCGAGCTGGAGTACGCCTGCAACGAGAACCGGTTGGTCTCGCTCAAGGGCTTTGGGGCCAAGACCCAGGACAAGATCCTCGCGGGCATCCGCCTCTTCAAGCAGAACCTCGGGCGCTTCCTGTACGCCGACGTCATCGAGACGGCCGAAGGGCTGCTCTCGGCCGTCTCGAATCATCCGAGCGTCCAGCGCGCCGCGATCGCAGGCTCCTTGCGCCGCTGCAAGGAGACGGTCAAGGACGTGGACCTGGTGGCGTCGAGCGACGACCCCGCGAGCGTCATGGCCGCCTTCGTCGCCCTGCCCCGGGTCGTCGAGGTCATCGGGCACGGCACGACCAAGAGCTCGGTGCGTCTCGACAACGGCCTCTCGGTGGACCTGCGGGTGGTGAGCGACGAACAGTACCCCTTCACCCTGCATCACTTCACCGGCAGCAAGGAGCACAACACCCTTCTGCGCCAGCGCGCGCAGGATCGCGGCCTCAAGCTCAACGAGTACGGCCTGTGGCGCGGCGACGAGCTGATCCCCTGCCGTGACGAAGCCGAGCTCTTCGCCAAGCTGGATCTCGCCTACGTGCCGCCCGAGCTGCGCGAGGGGCTCAACGAGGTCACCCTGGCCGAGGCGGGCCCCCTGCCCGAGCTGGTCACGCTCGACGATCTCCAGGGCGTCTTCCACGTCCACACCACCTACTCGGACGGCGGCGCGAGCGTCGAGGCCATGGCCCGCGCGGCCCAGGCCCTCGGCTACCGCTACCTCGGCATCTCGGACCACTCGGAGGCCGCGGTCTACGCCCAGGGCCTGACCCGCGATCGCATCCGCGAGCAACACGCCGAGATCGACAAGGTCAACGCCGAGCTTTCGGGCATCACCCTGCTCAAGGGAATCGAGGCCGACATCCTCGCGGACGGCAGCCTCGACTACGACGACGAGACCCTCTCGAGCTTCGACTTCGTCATCGCGAGCGTCCACTCCCGCTTCGGGCTCGACGAGCAGGCCATGACCGCGCGAGTGGTCAAGGCCCTCTCCAACCCCCACGTCACCATGCTGGGGCACATGACGGGCCGCCTCCTCCTGGGCCGCGAGCCCTACGCCCTCGACTTGGAGCAGGTTTTCAAGGCCGCCGCCGAGCACGGGGTGGTCATCGAGCTCAACGCCAACCCCCACCGCCTCGACATCGACTGGCGGCACCTCCGGCGCGCCCTGGAGCTCGGGGTCACCATCGCCATCAACCCGGACGCCCACTCCATCGACGGCCTGCAGGACACCCGCTTCGGGGTGGGGATCGCCCGCAAGGGCGGCGTCCAGCCCGCCCAGGTGCTCAACTGCCTGACGCTCGAAGCCCTGCGCGATCGCCTCGCCGCGCGCCGCGCCGGGGCCCTGGTTTCCTGACCCATGGCCGAGCACCTGGCGTTCAAGGAGCTAAAGCCTTGGGACGCGCGCGCCCTGCAGGCCCTCTACGCCACCGTGCCCGACTACTTCGCCCTCTTCGGGGGGCTGGGCACCGACGAGGCGAAGAAGGCCCTCAAGGACGCGCCGGGGGTCGGCGAGTCGCACCACGTCTGGGGCATCTACCAGGGGGAAGCGCTCATCGGGCACCTGGACTTCCTGCTGGGGCACCCCGACGCCTCGACCGCCTATCTGGGCCTGCTCCTCATCCGGGGGGACCTGCACGGGCAGGGGCTCGGGCGCAAGGCGTTCTCCCAGTGGCTCGAATGGGTGGCCGCGGGCCCCTTCGAGCGGGTCAAGCTAGGAATCGTGGCGGGCAACGTCCAGGCCTTCTCCTTCTGGAAAGCTTGCGGCCTGACGGACACCGGCGAGCGCAAGACGCTCGCCATCAACGGGGTGGACTGCCAGGTCCACCTCCGCGAGCTGCGCTTTTAATCGCGGGTTGTCACGCCCCCTGCGGCGCGCTATCCTCCCCACACCCCGCCCGAAGGGGAGTGTGAGGAGGTGTCGGATGCCTGTCCCAAAGAAACAGCCCATCCCCCCGTTCAACCAGGCGCGGCTCGAAGCCGAGACCGACGACCTCGAGGAGTTCGTCGCCGAGATCCCCTTGCGCCGGGACGACGCGCAAGGGGCCGAGATCGTCAGCGGCCGCGAGGTGCACGACGAGCCGCCGCAGCGCGATCGCGCCTACCGGAACCTGAACGAGTAAGGCTCTCACAACAGCAGCGCCCCCTCGCGTGCGAGGGGGCGCTTGTGTGTTTGGGTCAGCGGCGCGCCGTGGCCGGCATCAGGATGATGCCCTGCCTGGGGGCGAGCTTGAGGGGCACGTGGCCCTGCTGGACCGTGTAGCTCCGTCCGGTCAGCGGGTCGCTCAGCTTGGCCCCGTCGGCGAAGGCCGAACTGACGTCGAGCGACCACTCGCGCGTGTCGGTGCTGTTGTTGAGCATCACCGCCACCTTGTCCTTGCCCAGCTCGCGGACGTAGCCGAAGAGGCCAAGATCGTTGTGGCGGCGGATCGAGCGGAAGGCGCCGGTGCGCAGGGCGGGCGTGGCGTTGCGCAGGGCGATGAGCTGCTTGTAGAAGCCCAAGAGATCTCGGTTCTGCTTGCCGGCGTTCCACTCGAAGGCGCGGCGGTTGTCCGGGTCCTTGCCGCCCTGCATGCCGATCTCGTCGCCGTAGTAGACGACGGGCGCGCCGGGGTAGGTCATCTGGAAGAGGACCGCGAGCTTGAGCTTGTTCACGTCGCCGCCCGCCTCGGTCAAGAAGCGCGGGACGTCGTGCGAGCCCAGGATGTTGAACATGGCGCCGGTGATCTCGGGGGCGTACTTCTTGCGCAGCGTTTCGAGGCCCCAGTCGAAGTGGTCCACGTTCATGGTGCCATGCGCGAAGAAGTCGAGCATGTGCTTGCGCCAGACGTAGTTCATGACGCTGTCGAACTGGTCGCCCTGCAGCCAGCGATCGGCGTCCTCCCAGATCTCGCCCACGATGTAGGCGTTGGGGTTGATGGCCCGCGCCTTCTTGCGGAAGGTGCGCCAGAAGTCGTCGCTGTCGATCTCGTTGGGCACGTCCAGGCGCCAGCCGTCGATGCCCTGCCTCAGCCAGTGCTCCTCGACCGAGAAGAGGTACTTCTGGACCTCGGGGTTGCTCGCGGCGCGCAGCTGGGGCAGGGTGCCGAAGCCCCACCAGGCGTTGTAGTTGGGCTTGGGCGTGGTGGTGACGGGGAAGCCCCAGATGGTGTACCAGTTCCAGTAAGGCGACTTCTCGCCCTTCTCCTTGGCGTCCTGGAAGAGCGGGCTGTCATCGCCCGTGTGGTTGAAGACCCCATCCAGCATCACCTTCATGCCGAGACCGTGAGCGGCCTTGAGCATGCGCGCGAAGGCCGCGTCACCGCCGAAAGCCGGATCCACGTGCATGTAGTCCCGGGTGTTGTACTTGTGGTTGCTGCTGCTCGCGAAGATCGGATTGAAGTACAGGGCGTTGACGCCCAGCTCCTTGAGGTAAGGGAGCTTCTGGGTCACCCCGTCCAGGTCGCCGCCCATGAAGTTGTCGTAGGTCGGCGTCGCGCCCCAGGGCTCGCTTCCCTTCGGGTCGTTCGCGCGATCGCCGTTGGCGAAGCGCTCGGGGAAGATCTGGTAGATGACGGCATTCTTGGCCCAGTCGGGCGTCCCCGAGAGGCTCTGGGCGCGCACGCCCTGGTCCTCGGCCCCAGCACGGAAGGGGGTCATGCCGCACCCCGACAGCAGGATCGCCCCTGCGAGCAAGGCCTTCCCGAACCGCTTGCGCATGCGTCGCTTCTCCTAAAACGATCTTAAACGTGACTTAAGAATATTTTAGGAGCTGCGACGCAGATCTTGCTAGCGGAGGTTCCACTTCCCCTTGAGATCGTAAACGAAGTCCCCCTGGGCCATGGGGGATTCCCCGTGGAAGAGGGCGTAGTCGTAGGGACCCACGTTCATGCCGAAGAGGCCGGGAATCCCCGCATCCTCGCTGCTGGTGACGATCCGCATGGGCAGGTTCGGATTGTAGGGGTTCGAGAAGGCAGTGATCAGGCGCAGGTTCTTGCCCACGAACTGCTTGTCGCCCAGCTGGATCGTATCCTTCGTGACCTTGAGGGGGATGTACTTAAGCAAAGCCGCCAAGAAGGGGTTGGACCAGGGGGTTCCGAAGACCACGAAGGAGACCTTGGCGGGATCCAGGGTCGCGGCCTGCTCGGGGGTCACGATCGCCACGTCCTGGCCGAAGCGCTTGCGGAAGAAAGCCTTGGTCTCCTGGAGCGACGCTTGGGTCGCCGCGCGTACCTTGGCATCGGCGGGGGTCGGCGCCACCAGCACCGTGGCGGGCAGGAAGCGACGGTCGTTGGCACGCGGGATCGGCCCCTGGAACGAGCGGTAGCGCTTGGCCACGTCGTCGGCCGCTCCCATGTCCTTGAGGTAGGCGAGCTTGGCGGTGGTCTGCGGCAGGAAGGCTCCCAGGTTGGGATAGGTCGCGCGGTTGGCCTCGTAGTTCGCCAGCTGGGTGAAAATCTCGCGCACGTAGGCGAAGCCCGTGCGCTCGTTGGTCCGCAGGGCGACCTGGGCCTGCTTCACGTCGCCGTCCGCCTGCTGGAAGCGCGCGTCCACCGCACGCAGCAGGTGCTCGGCCACCGCCTCGGGCCAGTCGAGGCAGCCGGCGGCCTTCATGTCGTCGGTCACGGGCGTCATGAGCTCCTTGCTGAGCGCCAGGTCGCGGGCGTGAACGGCGAGCAGGCCAGGCAGGATCGCATGGCCGAAGGCGTGCGCGAGGCTGCGTCCGAAGTCCGAGGCCTCCACCTTGAAGTCAGGCAGCTTGTCCTTGGTCACCCCCTCGGGCCGCAGCACGACAAGGGGGCCGTCCTCGCCGGTCTGGGCGAGCAGCGCCTCGCCCGAGGCATCGCGCGGAGCCATCGGGGCGAGGAGGACGGTGAAACGGGGGTAGGTCACGCCGTAGAAGCCTTCGACCCGGCTCTTGGGGTCGGCCTTGGCCACCGCCTGGGCGACCTTCGCCTCCAGCTTGGCGTAGGCGGGGCGGCGCGCAGTGTAGAAGGCCATGAAGCCCGAATCGGCTGCGAACTGGCGCAGGTGAGCACTCAGGGTGCCGGCAGCCTCACTGCCGCCGAGCGAAAGGGCCAGCCCGGAGGGGATGGGGCTCGCGCCCGAGAGGGTGGAGTCGAGGGTCAGCGCAAGGCGCAGCAAGGGGCGTAGCCCCGCCGGCTCGGCCTTGAGGTAGGCGCTGACGGCCTCGACCGCCGGATGCGCGGCATGGCGGGCGAAGGTCTGCTGCACGTCGAGGGCGTAGGCCGAGGGGGCGACCTCCGCGTTCTCCTTGCCCCAGGCGCCCAGCGCGATGAGGGCCGTGACGAGCTCGATCTGGGGCTCGACCCGGACCTCGATCGCGGTCGCTTCGCTTCCCGGCGCGCGCAGCTCGATCCCCGAGGGATCTGGCAGAGGCACGGGAACGGCCTCCTGGGCGAGGGCAGGGGCGATGGGCAGGACGAACATGGCGGCCAACGCGGCGGCCGCCCAGGGCCGGGACTTCATGCAACCTCCGGAGGGCGGGATTGGGGCGACGTCTAGGGTTTCGTACCCCAGAAGGGCCCAAATCATCCCTCCGTCGCTTTCTGCTAGAATCGAAACGCCCTTTTGCCCGCTTCAGGAGACCCCGTGCGCCAGCGCCTCCTCGCCTCGATCGAACGTACCCGCCTCTTCGGCGTGATCCGCGCCAAGGACGCCACCGAAGCCGTCTGGGCCGCCCAGGCGGCCATTGAAGGCGGTCTCGAACTGCTCGAGATCACCCTGACCACGCCGGGGGCCCTCGACGCCATCCGGACCCTTTCCGAAAGCGGCGCCCTGGTCGGGGCGGGCACGGTGCTCACGCGCGACGACGCGCACGCAGCCATCAAGGCGGGCGCCGCCTTCGTGGTCTCGCCCCACACCGACGCGGCCGTCGTCGCGGCCTGCCGTGAGGCCGGTGTCTGGGTAGCCCCGGGGGCCGCCACCCCCACCGAGTTGCTCGCCGCCCACCGCCTGGGGGCCGACTGCGTCAAGGTCTTCCCCGCCGAGGCGCTCGGCGGGCCGCGCTACCTGAAGCTGGTGCGGGACCCCTTGCCCTTCTTGCCCCTGATGCCGACCGGTGGGGTGGATGCGAGCAACCTCGCTGCTTACCTGGCTGCGGGGGCCGTGGCCGCGGGCGTGGCCACCTGCCTCTTCGACCGCGAGGCCGTCGCGCGCCGCGATGCCGGCGAGCTGGCGCGTCGCGCCGCCGAACTGCTTGCGATTGCTCGCTCCTGAGCGATTGTTTAGAAACGATTAAACCCCTTTGAAATGATCGTTGCCTACCGCCAGAAAACCCTTGCTCGCGGGCATAACACGGTAGCAACGCCCCGATGAGGTGAGGACCCGACCATGGCGATGATCGACGGCAACGGCAACCCCCAGCGCTTGGGACGCCCCACGGGGCCCATCAAGCCTCGCACCCTGACGCTCGACTCGCCTCCCGAGGCGCCCAAGTCCGAAGCCGCCGCCAAGCCCAAGACCGACCGCCTCAAGGTCGAGAACCGCCCCACCAGCGATCAGGACCGCCTCAAGGCGGCGGTCGCGGCCGCTCAAGCCGCAGGCGCTGCCGCCCCGGCCGCGAACGGCGGCAAGGCCAAGGCCGCCGAGGCCGCCAAGCCCAAAGAAGAAGACAAGCCCGTCAGCAAGACGGTCGCCGATGCCGTGGGCGCGGTCGACGGCCTCAAGGAAGGCGTCAAGATCGCCTCGAACATCGACGAGCTCGAGAAGCTCCCGCTGCTCGGCCGCTTGATGCAGCGCGGCGGCCGTGCCGGCAGCATCGGGGGCTTCTTCGCGCGTAGCCGCGCAGGGGCTGCGATCGCCCACGCCATGGAGAACGGCAAGTACGTGGCCCCCATGGTCAAGGGTCTCGGCCGCGTGGCCCCCATCGCCGGCGCGGTGGTCGCGGGCTTCGACATCGCGGACGCCGTCAAGACCAACAAGGACCCCAAGGCGAGCGGCACCGAGAAGGTGCTCGCCAACGCCAAGGCTGGCCTCTCGGCCCTTTCGGCCGCCGCCGGTACCGCGGCCCTCTTCCTCGCCCCCACCGGCATCGGCGGGGCCATCGCGGGCGGCATCGCGCTGGGCGCGGGCCTGCTGTCCATGGGCGCCGACCTGATGCTGGGCAAGGTCCGCAACGATCGCAAGAAGGCCGAACAGCACTAGCGCGCTACGCGTCCCCTTCGGCGCCCCCCGTCACGGGGGGCGCCTTCGTTTTGGCGTTACAATGGGAGGATTCGCCCCCCTTCTCGGATTGGAGATGCCATGCAACTCGGCAAGATTCGGCTCCGCTGGCTCAGCGACGGCGAGTTCAAGCTCGACGGCGGCGCCATGTTCGGGGTCGTCCCCAAGACCCTCTGGACCAAGCGCTATCCCTGCGACGAGCACAACTACATCCGGCTCGCGCTCAACACCCTGCTGATCGAGACCCCCGACGCCACCATCGTGGTGGACACCGGCTACGGCAACAAGCTCACCCCCAAGCAGCAGAGCATCTTCCAGCTCAAGCAGCCCCCCACCCTCCGCGAGAGCCTCGAAGCCGCGGGAGTGGATCCGGCCAAGGTGGACTACGTCCTCTACTCGCACATGCACCACGACCACGCCGCGGGCGGCACCTACCGGGACGAGGCGGGCGAGATCAAACCCACCTTCCCCAACGCCAAGCACGTCATGCAGCGCGCCGAGTGGGAGGAGGCCCTTTCCCCCAACATCCGCTCGGCTCACGCCTACTGGCCCGAGAACTGGCAGGTCATCGAGGCCGCCGGCCTCATCGACCCCGCGGACGGCGAGCGCGAGATCGTGCCGGGGGTGAAGGTGGTCCTCACGGGCGGCCACACCAAGGGCCACCAGGCCATCCTGATCGAGTCCGAGGGCCAGACCGCTCTGCACCTGGGCGATTTGCTGCCCACCCACGCTCATCTCAACCCCCTGTGGGTGATGGCCTACGACGACTACCCCATGGACTCGATCACCGCCAAGGCCCACTGGATCGGCCGCGCCAAGGCCGAGGGCTGGTGGCTGACCTTCTACCACGACCCCGAGATCC
The DNA window shown above is from bacterium and carries:
- a CDS encoding tetratricopeptide repeat protein, giving the protein MTCPHCQAPSVPHARFCAQCGVRLVDVSASAGDRRVVTVLFTDVSGFTAMSEKLDPEAVTAIVNRFFEVLTEPIYRFGGVVDKYIGDAIMALFGAPIAHEDDPERALAAAWEMQQAARIFADRLEADTGIRLRVRVGLHTGLVIAGEVGGEQKRDYTVQGETVSLASRMEAHATPGAILVSEATYRLTRQAWHYAERDAVSIPGRTAAVRAFEPLGPQARDAGARRERVAFVGRGSELSLLHAACEKMMAGTPQAVWVSGEAGVGKSRLVREALARFEGVRILRARCLSYRRATSDGLIAALLEDWLGEEGLAGLEGWCRTQGAADAAREAELLGYFLGREIQSAELRQLSAQALRGLALQTLDQRLLSLEGPLVLSLSDLQWADEASRDWLVAFVRRLARAERPLRLLVLGQSRLPSDLAAFEATGLDATSLLLASLARAESDALIREFLGLGTEDEAAGCEEVLAEVAARAEGNPLYLCELLRSLVEAGALVRQANGWRLDPERRPGALPTTIQGVVAARVDRLSVTARRALQVGAVMGREFSSSLLCAVAGLPAPEAALGELTRADLIHPRARQTDLYAFNQALIQEVAYEGILLKERRLLHGRVGHRLEAEIQGQPGEKAALLALHFLRAEAWPQALRYQLAAGLFAQRRFDAPGSRAHLEEALTLRERLSYEDAPTPSASEIHAALAAAESTLGSYPVALDHLARALDGAASGTERSGIRRAEGGIHERLGRYEEAIACYQAGLADLAAGEAPERAALLGAIAYAEVGLGRFEAAIARCQTAAEGLGAEEARKDLAFCHSVTGIALGKLGRYPEALGAHRRALVLREACEDTLGVGSSCNNLFQLHYELGEFEEARRFIERAIAAFTRVGDQSRIAMGHSNLGALLLEQDELAAAEAHFREALAICRRIGFASREGGILCNLGEACSKQGRHAEAIALIADGLRALEALRNAEILGEGYRLLAEACLADAQPQAAWEAIVRGIRLVGRGKSEAQRAVFWALAGEAFLRAGRHAQANRHLQRAIHRLSMLGNRLELGRARFRLARAHQAAGCAQEAAEQAEAAAALFKALSARYDQRALSAWCHASALASPASPEEVS
- the polX gene encoding DNA polymerase/3'-5' exonuclease PolX: MDKKTVAHTLEAIATLMELKGENPFKVRAFSGGARLLETTDLDLSGLVAEGKLTSVKGIGAGLAEVIGEMVKTGASSVHAELMASTPAGLVEMLGIPNLGPKKIKAIHEGLGVASVGELEYACNENRLVSLKGFGAKTQDKILAGIRLFKQNLGRFLYADVIETAEGLLSAVSNHPSVQRAAIAGSLRRCKETVKDVDLVASSDDPASVMAAFVALPRVVEVIGHGTTKSSVRLDNGLSVDLRVVSDEQYPFTLHHFTGSKEHNTLLRQRAQDRGLKLNEYGLWRGDELIPCRDEAELFAKLDLAYVPPELREGLNEVTLAEAGPLPELVTLDDLQGVFHVHTTYSDGGASVEAMARAAQALGYRYLGISDHSEAAVYAQGLTRDRIREQHAEIDKVNAELSGITLLKGIEADILADGSLDYDDETLSSFDFVIASVHSRFGLDEQAMTARVVKALSNPHVTMLGHMTGRLLLGREPYALDLEQVFKAAAEHGVVIELNANPHRLDIDWRHLRRALELGVTIAINPDAHSIDGLQDTRFGVGIARKGGVQPAQVLNCLTLEALRDRLAARRAGALVS
- a CDS encoding GNAT family N-acetyltransferase, with the translated sequence MAEHLAFKELKPWDARALQALYATVPDYFALFGGLGTDEAKKALKDAPGVGESHHVWGIYQGEALIGHLDFLLGHPDASTAYLGLLLIRGDLHGQGLGRKAFSQWLEWVAAGPFERVKLGIVAGNVQAFSFWKACGLTDTGERKTLAINGVDCQVHLRELRF
- a CDS encoding alpha-amylase produces the protein MRKRFGKALLAGAILLSGCGMTPFRAGAEDQGVRAQSLSGTPDWAKNAVIYQIFPERFANGDRANDPKGSEPWGATPTYDNFMGGDLDGVTQKLPYLKELGVNALYFNPIFASSSNHKYNTRDYMHVDPAFGGDAAFARMLKAAHGLGMKVMLDGVFNHTGDDSPLFQDAKEKGEKSPYWNWYTIWGFPVTTTPKPNYNAWWGFGTLPQLRAASNPEVQKYLFSVEEHWLRQGIDGWRLDVPNEIDSDDFWRTFRKKARAINPNAYIVGEIWEDADRWLQGDQFDSVMNYVWRKHMLDFFAHGTMNVDHFDWGLETLRKKYAPEITGAMFNILGSHDVPRFLTEAGGDVNKLKLAVLFQMTYPGAPVVYYGDEIGMQGGKDPDNRRAFEWNAGKQNRDLLGFYKQLIALRNATPALRTGAFRSIRRHNDLGLFGYVRELGKDKVAVMLNNSTDTREWSLDVSSAFADGAKLSDPLTGRSYTVQQGHVPLKLAPRQGIILMPATARR